ATTTTTTATCATACCGCCAATTATTGGCTTCCTGATCTATAAACAATTCAGAAGCTTTGTAAGTTTGAAGAGGGGAATTACTGAATATTTTATGATTAGCCTTGCGGGGTTTTCAGTACTGCTTTTTTTAGTTGGATTGTCAACTTATTCATCTGATTTTAATCTGGCTATTGACCCTGTCGATAATGGATATACGCCATTTGCTACAAAACACATGCTGACTTTGTTTCTTTTTTTTATGGTGGCCATATATGCTGTTATTGTTCTCTGGCTGAAAGGAAGGGATCTGCCTCCGGTAATAGTGGTGCTAGCGCTTACGGTGATCACAATCGCTTTGATGATTAGCGTTGCTGTCATACTACAGGTTGTAGAAAATTCTGATGGAAATGTGGGTTGGTGTTTTGTGTTTCTGCCTCTTGCATATATCATTTCTGCTATCAGTCTGATTATCAGAATAACGAAAGAAGAAAGCCATCATGCCGTAAACAGAACTTACCGGAACAAAATATTAGGTTATCTTAACCGGCTGATGGCCGCTACACAATGGCAACCGGTTTGGGTAATTATATTACTAATCCCTGTATTTATTGTAATAACTGTAATTTTAATCCTGTGTGGCCAGGATTCACATGCGCTTACCAGGGTTTTTACTGAAACTACGGGCTGGCATTTTTCGCAAAAAGCACATCCTCCTTTTCTGGATCACCAGGGACATTATTTGTGTACAGTAGCTGCTTGTGGGAATCCTGACCTGGTAAAACCTATCCGGCTTGGTAACCGTCACGGACATCAGATCATTGTGAACAGACAGCTACAGATCGCGAATGCTTTTGAAGAATTAATACAGGATATTTCACCGGTTTTTCACCGCTACATAAGAAGATTGTACGATCAATATGGTTATCCATTGTCAAAACGGATTAATACACCTATGCGTTCAAATATCATATATCTGCTGATGAAGCCTGTAGAATGGTTTTTTGTCCTGGTTTTATATACCTGTGTCAAAAAACCGGAAATGAAAATTGCAAAACAATACACCTGAAATAATTAGAATCTCCGGTTATAGTGTTTAAATTTTGGCTTATTCCAGCCAGTTATATACCCGTAATAATAAATGATGTTCTGCGATTTTGCTGTCTGCCTGCTGCCTGCTCATTTGATGCAATAGGTTTTGTAGCTCCAAAGCCTTTGAAAGTTAACCGGTCCGGATTTACTTTGCTGGCAATCAGGTAATCATATACTGCTTTAGCCCGCTGTAAAGATAATTTCTGATTGGCATCTGCATTTCCTTCATTATCTGTATGTCCCTGAATCTCTATAGTCACAGAAGAATTAGCCTGCAATAACTGCAACAGATTTGTCAATTCTGTAAGCGACGGGGCTAACAGCTCAAATTTATTTGTGTCAAAAAAGATATTCTTCAGAACCATATTTGCACCTGGTTTGAGTTTTTCCAGTTCAATCTCCAGGATATAAGGTTGTGTGTTTTTTGCTTGTCCGGGTTCAAAATTGTCTGAGTAAAACAGATATCCATCAGCTACTGCATTAAAAGCATAGGTGCTGCCAAGGGGCATTACTGCCAGAAACTCTCCATTATCTCTGGATGTAAAGTCGTTAAATTTAGTTTCTTTCGTTTTTAGATTGACTACTTGCACTTTAGCCTCAAGGAAACCATGAGTTTCTTTGTCCCTGACTATCCCTTTAACATAGGTGATTGGTAGTGGTTTTGCAGCTTCAGGCAGTTTAAATCTGTATATATCCATATCGCCAAAACCACCTTGCAGTACAGAAGAAAAATATCCCTCTGTTCCATCAGGACTAACCATTAATCCGCTTTCTTCGTTGAACGTATTGATAGGGTAACCGATATTCACTGGTTTGCCCCATTTTCCACCGGTCTGCATGCGGCTGTAAAAGATATCCATACTTCCCATACCAGGCCATCCGTTAGAGGAGAAGTATAAGGTTTTTCCATCCGGATGTACAAATGGGGTATTTTCATCATATATCGTATTAATTTCCGGACCCAGATTTTCCGGCTTGCTCCATTCACCCTCACTATTTAATGTGGTTTTCCAGATGTCGTATCCACCGATTCCTCCAGGACGGTTACTTACAAAATATAGTGTATTCCCATCCGGGCTTACAGCTGGCTGGGAATCCCATGAAGAAGAATTGACCGTTGCACCTAAATTAAATGGAGCCTCCCAGTTATTTCCGCTTTTATGACTCACATACAGATCGCAGCTTCCTAAGCCATCAGGGCGATTACATCCTGTGAAAAAAAGATACATACCATCCGGAGAAATAGATTGTGCACCTTCA
This portion of the Pedobacter lusitanus genome encodes:
- a CDS encoding DUF6688 domain-containing protein; translation: MKFSEIVALILFFIIPPIIGFLIYKQFRSFVSLKRGITEYFMISLAGFSVLLFLVGLSTYSSDFNLAIDPVDNGYTPFATKHMLTLFLFFMVAIYAVIVLWLKGRDLPPVIVVLALTVITIALMISVAVILQVVENSDGNVGWCFVFLPLAYIISAISLIIRITKEESHHAVNRTYRNKILGYLNRLMAATQWQPVWVIILLIPVFIVITVILILCGQDSHALTRVFTETTGWHFSQKAHPPFLDHQGHYLCTVAACGNPDLVKPIRLGNRHGHQIIVNRQLQIANAFEELIQDISPVFHRYIRRLYDQYGYPLSKRINTPMRSNIIYLLMKPVEWFFVLVLYTCVKKPEMKIAKQYT
- a CDS encoding OmpA family protein produces the protein MKKTIPVIFYLLFLCSDFILAQESPIKKAQQNFDYAQKSLLAKDYDAAAKQLEDAVAADPSFQFAFTQLADIYKLKRSFEKARLNYQKAIDITIIPVAPRVYYSLGEAELNSGEYASAGKHFAIFKELYKGKEQQMILKAGKYIMDCDFAVIAIKKPEKYDPVNLGAAINTKDREYLPTLTADGSTLIFSRTTDGNEDFYISRKVNKEWKTAIPLSDQINTRFNEGAQSISPDGMYLFFTGCNRPDGLGSCDLYVSHKSGNNWEAPFNLGATVNSSSWDSQPAVSPDGNTLYFVSNRPGGIGGYDIWKTTLNSEGEWSKPENLGPEINTIYDENTPFVHPDGKTLYFSSNGWPGMGSMDIFYSRMQTGGKWGKPVNIGYPINTFNEESGLMVSPDGTEGYFSSVLQGGFGDMDIYRFKLPEAAKPLPITYVKGIVRDKETHGFLEAKVQVVNLKTKETKFNDFTSRDNGEFLAVMPLGSTYAFNAVADGYLFYSDNFEPGQAKNTQPYILEIELEKLKPGANMVLKNIFFDTNKFELLAPSLTELTNLLQLLQANSSVTIEIQGHTDNEGNADANQKLSLQRAKAVYDYLIASKVNPDRLTFKGFGATKPIASNEQAAGRQQNRRTSFIITGI